A single window of Vigna radiata var. radiata cultivar VC1973A chromosome 4, Vradiata_ver6, whole genome shotgun sequence DNA harbors:
- the LOC106759004 gene encoding seipin-1 yields the protein MEEHREEGFLLPTPLAKLLSFQTDLVYNGLVSVFSPFFPLFAVASQSYHRAEETTDSVESAVQRVPSRITHGGTLLLKKLGLCLLSVAYVCMILIFFLFLATMVGVGLVRFWVEEPVSVKEKLHFDYTEPHPTALFSFNGFTSFKGHLRKKQISVPVGHTFFASLVLVMPESDFNRELGVFQLTAELVSVNGHVLAKSSQPCMLRFRSSPIRLARTFLMGVPLVMGISGETQKINVEILRHKEDHRRSNAIRLTLHPRAGTSNLPELYEAEILMRSNLPWTKELVRNWKWTFYVWVSLYVYIGLLMSLVCCYRPVLFLVTPQQCSNEAASGEAGDGNEVCDLLREWRRSRGKRKRRVAESVVGSSASGISMSSREDATSVSVEDDVEDSESVCLG from the exons ATGGAGGAACACCGAGAAGAAGGGTTTCTTTTGCCCACACCACTAGCAAAACTACTATCCTTTCAAACCGATTTGGTCTACAATGGCCTGGTGTCGGTCTTTTCCCCTTTCTTCCCTCTTTTTGCCGTGGCTTCACAGTCCTACCACCGAGCTGAGGAGACCACAGACAGTGTTGAATCAGCAGTGCAACGTGTTCCTTCTCGAATCACTCACGGTGGCACACTCTTGCTGAAGAAGCTGGGACTTTGCTTGCTCAGCGTTGCGTATGTCTGcatgattttgattttcttcctttttctggCTACTATGGTGGGTGTTGGCCTGGTTCGGTTCTGGGTGGAGGAACCCGTTTCTGTCAAGGAAAAATTGCATTTTGATTACACCGAACCTCACCCAACAGCTTTGTTTTCATTCAATGGATTCACAAGCTTTAAGGGTCACCTAAGGAAAAAGCAAATCAGTGTCCCAGTTGGTCACACATTTTTCGCTTCTCTGGTCCTCGTGATGCCTGAATCTGACTTCAACAGGGAGCTTGGCGTGTTTCAg TTGACTGCAGAACTAGTATCTGTGAATGGACACGTGCTAGCAAAATCTAGCCAGCCATGCATGTTGCGGTTCAGAAGCTCACCGATTCGACTAGCCAGAACCTTTCTGATGGGCGTGCCTCTGGTAATGGGAATCTCAGGGGAGACTCAGAAGATCAATGTAGAAATACTGAGACACAAAGAAGATCACAGAAGAAGCAATGCTATCAGATTAACTTTGCATCCAAGAGCAGGAACATCAAATCTTCCGGAGCTTTACGAAGCTGAAATTTTGATGAGATCCAATTTACCTTGGACTAAAGAGTTGGTTCGAAATTGGAAGTGGACATTTTATGTTTGGGTGTCCTTGTATGTGTACATTGGTCTTCTTATGAGTCTGGTATGTTGTTACAGGCCAGTTCTTTTTCTGGTGACACCACAGCAGTGTTCCAATGAAGCTGCAAGTGGAGAAGCAGGAGATGGAAATGAGGTTTGTGATTTGTTGAGGGAATGGAGAAGAAGCAGaggcaagagaaaaagaagggtTGCAGAAAGTGTTGTTGGTTCATCAGCCTCTGGCATTAGCATGAGTAGCAGAGAAGATGCAACAAGTGTGTCTGTGGAAGATGATGTTGAGGATTCTGAATCAGTGTGCCTGGGTTAG
- the LOC106759584 gene encoding isopentenyl-diphosphate Delta-isomerase I gives MAQSSIGFTLSQNLFKRNVAASVITHTPSIFRGYRSLSSLSFSQRRRRHHTPLPLSASFSSTTAMGETPATTADAGMDAVQRRLMFEDECILVDENDRVVGHDSKYNCHLMEKIEAENLLHRAFSVFLFNSKYELLLQQRSATKVTFPLVWTNTCCSHPLYRESELIEENALGVRNAAQRKLLDELGIPAEDVPVDQFTSLGRILYKAPSDGKWGEHELDYLLFIVRDVNVNPNPDEVADIKYVNRDQLKELLRKADAGEEGLKLSPWFRLVVDNFLFKWWDHLEQGTLGEIIDMKTIHKLT, from the exons ATGGCACAATCATCGATCGGTTTTACTCTGAGCCAGAACCTGTTTAAAAGGAACGTTGCAGCAAGCGTGATCACTCACACTCCTTCCATTTTCAGAGGATATcgttctctttcttctctctctttctctcagaGGAGAAGAAGACACCACACACCTCTCCCTCTCTCCGCCTCCTTCTCCTCAACAACCGCCATGGGTGAAACTCCTGCCACCACCGCCGATGCCGGCATGGACGCCGTCCAGCGCCGCCTTATGTTTGAAGACGA ATGCATTTTGGTGGATGAGAATGACCGCGTGGTTGGTCACGATTCCAAATACAATT GTCACTTGATGGAGAAGATTGAGGCTGAAAATTTGCTGCATAGAGCTTTCAGTGTATTTCTGTTCAACTCAAAGTATGAGCTGCTGCTCCAG CAACGATCTGCAACAAAGGTAACATTCCCTCTTGTGTGGACAAACACCTGTTGCAGCCATCCACTGTACCGTGAATCTGAGCTGATTGAAGAGAACGCCCTTG GAGTAAGAAATGCAGCTCAGAGGAAGCTTTTGGATGAGCTCGGTATTCCTGCTGAAGATGTACCAGTTGATCAGTTCACCTCACTGGGTCGCATACTTTACAAGGCACCTTCTGATGGCAAATGGGGAGAGCATGAAC TGGACTATCTGCTTTTTATTGTCCGTGATGTTAACGTGAATCCCAATCCTGATGAAGTGGCTGATATCAAGTATGTGAACCGCGATCAGTTGAAGGAGCTGTTGAGGAAAGCCGATGCCGGAGAAGAAGGTCTGAAGCTGTCTCCATGGTTCAGACTAGTTGTGGACAATTTCTTATTCAAATGGTGGGACCATCTCGAGCAAGGAACTCTTGGTGAGATCATTGACATGAAGACCATTCACAAATTGACATAA
- the LOC106758607 gene encoding putative 4-hydroxy-4-methyl-2-oxoglutarate aldolase 2 translates to MALVTTAEVCDANPQLVLSGELRALQPIFQIYGRRQVFSGPIVTLKVFEDNVLVREFLEEKGNGRVLVVDGGGSLRCAILGGNPVVQAQNNGWAGIIVNGCIRDVDEINGCDIGVRALASHPMKANKKGMGEKHVPINIAGTRISDGEWLYADTDGILISRTELSV, encoded by the coding sequence ATGGCCTTGGTTACTACCGCTGAAGTGTGTGATGCGAACCCGCAGTTAGTTTTGAGTGGGGAGCTTCGTGCCCTTCAGCCAATTTTTCAGATTTATGGTCGTCGACAGGTATTCTCTGGACCTATAGTTACCTTGAAGGTGTTTGAAGACAATGTTTTGGTTCGTGAGTTTCTTGAAGAGAAAGGCAACGGAAGAGTGCTAGTTGTTGATGGAGGAGGGAGTTTACGCTGTGCCATATTGGGTGGCAACCCTGTCGTACAAGCTCAAAACAATGGATGGGCCGGTATTATTGTCAATGGATGTATAAGAGATGTGGATGAGATCAATGGTTGTGATATTGGGGTGAGAGCCCTAGCTTCCCATCCCATGAAAGCCAATAAGAAAGGCATGGGGGAAAAGCATGTTCCCATAAATATTGCTGGGACAAGGATCTCTGATGGGGAATGGCTCTATGCAGACACTGATGGAATTCTGATCTCTCGAACAGAGCTGTCTGTTTGA